AAAAATAGCTAGGACTTATAAAtgtagaaaaagaaaaacagtCGTGAAACATTGAAACACGATCGACCGTAACGAAAAGCAAggtaatataaaaaaaaatcgtaATTAAGAGGGTAGATTACAAACGGACTTGATCTGGTTTCGTCACTCTTGAACTGTTCAAGCCAAACAATTACTTCgttcattctttctttgcagCAGCACTGTGTGCAAGTTCACTTAAATCACCATATTCAGATGGCCCTGTACTTCCCTTTGATGGGTCACCTTTTCCACCATATTGCTTGGCCAAGGAAGCTAAGTCCATAGTACTTGGGTCAAAATCGCCTGCTTCTGGCTTGGATTCTTGCTCATCTTCGTCCACCCATTTCTCGAAATCAGTCCTAATGTAATGATACTTGGCCTTCTCTTTTGTAAGTCTTGGCCAGTActcacttttcttttccttttttcttaaaaCGAAAGCAATGTGCGAACCAGCCACATGATAATGTGACTCCTCTTCATTAATTTCTGCATAAAAGTC
The sequence above is a segment of the Brettanomyces bruxellensis chromosome 6, complete sequence genome. Coding sequences within it:
- a CDS encoding uncharacterized protein (BUSCO:EOG09265BE5), with the protein product MTAVPPEVLWAQRSNAKVDSKNIIFLKVRLVDPTDLKIDLKATSLDITAKSDGQDYSLHIDFYAEINEEESHYHVAGSHIAFVLRKKEKKSEYWPRLTKEKAKYHYIRTDFEKWVDEDEQESKPEAGDFDPSTMDLASLAKQYGGKGDPSKGSTGPSEYGDLSELAHSAAAKKE